From a region of the Solanum stenotomum isolate F172 chromosome 2, ASM1918654v1, whole genome shotgun sequence genome:
- the LOC125856534 gene encoding agamous-like MADS-box protein AGL62, whose product MEGKKTKGRQKIPIKKIENKDALLTTFSKRREGLYKKASELITECDVDIGIMMISPAGKPHSFFHPTVDAIISRFQNPNMQLSQGIRLDTITARNKVNELKNRLEELDVVEDATIARTTFHDQVVEIRQKGWWESIEQVNADEVTIFEAWLSDTCSKMRHHSNQLENGASSSLGRESFGV is encoded by the coding sequence ATGGAGGGAAAGAAGACTAAAGGGCGTCAAAAGataccaataaaaaaaatagaaaataaggaTGCCCTGCTTACCACATTTTCAAAGCGTCGGGAGGGTTTGTACAAGAAAGCTAGTGAACTCATTACAGAATGCGATGTTGATATTGGAATAATGATGATTTCCCCTGCTGGTAAGCCAcattcattttttcaccctacTGTTGATGCAATTATTTCTCGTTTTCAGAATCCTAATATGCAGTTAAGCCAAGGTATTCGTCTAGACACGATTACTGCTCGAAATAAAGTGAATGAACTCAAAAATAGGCTTGAAGAACTTGATGTTGTAGAAGATGCTACAATTGCTCGAACAACTTTCCATGACCAAGTGGTAGAAATAAGACAAAAAGGTTGGTGGGAGTCAATTGAGCAGGTCAATGCAGATGAAGTGACCATATTTGAAGCTTGGTTGAGTGACACTTGTTCCAAAATGCGCCATCATTCGAACCAATTAGAAAATGGAGCTTCATCGTCATTGGGACGTGAATCTTTTGGAGTGTGa